A genome region from Candidatus Methylomirabilota bacterium includes the following:
- a CDS encoding Mur ligase family protein: MTYAEAVARLLALRGGEHAGMRPGLERIEGLLQALDRPETRYTLVQVGGTNGKGSVAAMLAAMLKAGGRRVGLYTSPHLVSFRERIRVDGEAISEDAIVDGVEALGTLAARFDATMFEATTALALDHFARERVDVAVLEVGLGGRLDATTVGVPAAVVLSRIDLDHEAYLGDTLEAIASEKAAIIRGGVALSAAQAPGVTSVVVERARQVGVPLLLEGRDLHVDVLERSLRGQRITCRGAGFTLPALDLPLLGTFQPTNALLAVAAATQLDIPEEAIRRGLARARWPGRFQVLGDRPLLVLDAAHNPAGASALAASLRQTFGSASLTLVLGISSDKNAAAMLAALVPLARRVILTRAAVSRAADPEALRRLIPATPAIVQTALSAADALALATAAPATDVVCIAGSLFLVGEVLALVGGGQTPCPIEDDAARIDSLSA, from the coding sequence ATGACCTACGCCGAGGCGGTCGCCCGACTGCTCGCCCTCCGCGGCGGCGAGCACGCGGGCATGCGGCCTGGCCTCGAGCGGATCGAGGGGCTGCTGCAGGCCCTGGACCGCCCGGAGACGCGCTACACGCTGGTGCAGGTGGGCGGGACCAACGGCAAGGGTTCCGTCGCCGCGATGCTCGCTGCCATGCTGAAGGCCGGCGGCCGCCGAGTCGGCCTCTACACCTCGCCGCATCTGGTCTCGTTTCGCGAGCGCATCCGGGTCGACGGGGAGGCCATCAGCGAGGACGCCATCGTCGACGGCGTCGAAGCCCTCGGCACGCTCGCGGCCCGCTTCGACGCCACCATGTTCGAAGCCACCACCGCGCTGGCGCTCGACCACTTCGCCCGGGAGCGGGTCGATGTGGCGGTACTGGAGGTCGGCCTGGGCGGCCGCCTCGACGCCACGACCGTCGGCGTGCCGGCCGCCGTCGTGCTGAGCCGCATCGACCTGGATCACGAAGCGTACCTGGGCGACACGCTGGAGGCCATCGCCTCGGAAAAGGCGGCCATCATCCGCGGCGGCGTGGCGCTGTCGGCCGCCCAGGCCCCCGGGGTGACATCGGTGGTCGTCGAGCGAGCCCGGCAGGTCGGCGTGCCCCTGCTGCTCGAGGGCCGCGATCTGCACGTCGACGTGCTCGAGCGCAGCCTGCGCGGCCAGCGGATCACCTGCCGCGGAGCGGGCTTCACGCTGCCCGCGCTCGACCTGCCCCTGCTCGGGACGTTCCAGCCCACGAACGCCTTGCTGGCCGTCGCCGCGGCGACCCAGCTCGACATCCCGGAGGAGGCCATCCGCCGCGGGCTGGCCCGGGCCCGCTGGCCCGGCCGGTTCCAGGTCCTCGGCGACCGACCGCTCCTCGTGCTGGACGCCGCCCACAACCCTGCCGGGGCCAGCGCGCTGGCGGCGTCCCTGCGCCAGACCTTCGGGTCGGCCTCGCTCACGCTCGTCCTCGGCATCTCCAGTGACAAGAACGCCGCCGCGATGCTGGCGGCGCTGGTCCCGCTGGCGCGCCGGGTGATCCTGACTCGTGCCGCCGTTTCCCGCGCGGCCGATCCCGAGGCCCTGCGGCGGCTGATCCCGGCCACGCCGGCCATCGTGCAAACAGCGCTTTCCGCCGCGGACGCCCTGGCCTTGGCCACGGCAGCGCCGGCGACGGATGTGGTCTGCATCGCCGGCTCGCTGTTCCTGGTGGGCGAGGTCCTGGCCCTCGTGGGCGGAGGCCAGACGCCGTGTCCCATCGAGGACGACGCGGCTCGCATCGACTCTCTGTCCGCGTGA
- the galU gene encoding UTP--glucose-1-phosphate uridylyltransferase GalU, whose protein sequence is MGQRVTVRKAVFPAAGLGTRFLPATKAQPKEMLPLVDKPTIQYVVEEAVASGLSEIIIVTGRNKRAIEDHFDAAFELEYYLNDRGKVEELAQIKTISELASLCYVRQKEPLGLGHAILCARTLVADEPFAVFLGDDIIGGAATPCMRQLLDVFEHYGAPVLAVERVPRERIAQYGVIAGKPAPGPSSVPVYEITDLVEKPKAEDAPSDLAIIGRYVLTPDLFGILADTGPDRRGEIQLTDGLRRLRQRRPMYAVEFEGKRYDTGDKLGFLKATVEFALARPDLADEFRAYLKSLSL, encoded by the coding sequence ATGGGCCAGCGTGTGACCGTACGCAAAGCCGTGTTCCCCGCCGCCGGGCTCGGCACCCGGTTCCTGCCCGCCACGAAAGCCCAGCCCAAGGAGATGCTGCCTCTGGTCGACAAGCCCACCATCCAGTACGTCGTGGAGGAGGCGGTGGCCTCGGGTCTGAGCGAGATCATCATCGTCACCGGCCGCAACAAGCGGGCGATCGAGGACCACTTCGACGCCGCCTTCGAGCTGGAGTACTACCTGAACGATCGGGGCAAGGTGGAGGAGCTGGCCCAGATCAAGACGATCTCCGAGCTGGCCTCGCTGTGCTACGTGCGTCAGAAGGAGCCACTCGGTTTGGGGCACGCGATCCTGTGCGCGCGGACGCTGGTCGCGGACGAGCCCTTCGCCGTGTTCCTGGGCGACGACATCATCGGCGGCGCCGCGACGCCCTGCATGCGGCAGCTGCTCGATGTCTTCGAGCACTACGGCGCGCCGGTGCTGGCCGTCGAGCGCGTGCCCCGCGAGCGCATCGCGCAGTACGGCGTCATCGCCGGCAAGCCCGCGCCCGGCCCCAGCTCGGTGCCGGTCTACGAGATCACCGATCTCGTTGAGAAGCCGAAAGCGGAGGACGCCCCCTCCGACCTCGCCATCATCGGGCGTTACGTGCTGACGCCCGATCTGTTCGGGATCCTCGCCGACACGGGGCCCGACCGGCGCGGGGAGATCCAGCTCACGGACGGCCTGCGGCGGTTGCGGCAGCGGCGCCCGATGTACGCCGTCGAGTTCGAAGGCAAGCGCTACGACACCGGCGACAAGCTCGGGTTCCTCAAGGCGACCGTCGAGTTCGCCCTGGCCCGTCCCGACCTGGCCGACGAGTTCCGCGCCTATCTGAAATCGCTCAGCCTCTAA
- a CDS encoding phosphoribosylanthranilate isomerase: protein MTRVKICGITNVDDALMAVAAGADALGFIFVENTPRFVTPEQARPIIRQLPPFVTPVGVFWDHPPGHVKAVAEACGLRALQFHGDEAPEDLAGFELPVIKTVKLPPAATIEGLPEYRLGDLAQVLRYHSVVAAILLDSAARWSEGETREPIEWRLARGTLTQRLRLILSGGLTPDNVARAVTTARPYAVDVNSGVEARPGKKDPDKVRRFVAEARRAGG from the coding sequence ATGACTCGCGTCAAGATCTGCGGCATCACCAATGTCGACGACGCCCTGATGGCGGTCGCGGCCGGCGCCGACGCGCTCGGCTTCATCTTCGTGGAGAACACGCCCCGCTTCGTCACCCCCGAGCAGGCGCGGCCGATCATCCGGCAACTTCCTCCCTTCGTCACGCCGGTAGGCGTCTTCTGGGATCACCCACCCGGCCACGTCAAGGCGGTGGCGGAAGCGTGCGGGCTCCGCGCGCTCCAGTTTCACGGCGACGAGGCGCCCGAAGACCTGGCCGGGTTCGAGCTCCCGGTCATCAAGACCGTCAAGTTGCCGCCGGCGGCGACCATCGAAGGGCTGCCCGAGTACCGCCTCGGCGACCTGGCCCAGGTGCTGCGCTACCATTCGGTGGTCGCGGCGATTCTCCTGGACAGCGCCGCGCGCTGGAGTGAAGGCGAGACCCGGGAGCCGATCGAGTGGCGCCTGGCCCGCGGCACGCTCACGCAACGGCTGCGGCTCATTCTCTCCGGCGGGCTGACGCCGGACAATGTGGCCCGGGCCGTCACCACCGCCCGACCCTATGCGGTGGACGTCAACTCCGGCGTGGAGGCGCGGCCGGGCAAGAAGGACCCCGACAAGGTGCGGCGCTTCGTGGCCGAAGCCAGGCGAGCCGGCGGATGA
- a CDS encoding DUF2062 domain-containing protein: MRLAGTAGLTDRLRSLLHLDDPPGKIALALAVGVFISCTPFLGLQTILAILVATLFPLNRLATVTGVWLNLPWFAPFVYGAALKVGAVLVPDPYGVRDAWLAYLVEHPGRLSWSDMVALFQEVSLPLLVGTAVVGGAAGLATYLVALGIISARRARRSAS, encoded by the coding sequence ATGAGGCTGGCGGGGACGGCGGGGCTGACCGACCGCCTGCGGTCGTTGCTGCACCTCGACGACCCGCCGGGAAAGATCGCGCTGGCCCTCGCCGTCGGCGTGTTCATCAGTTGCACCCCCTTCCTCGGCCTGCAGACCATCCTGGCCATCCTGGTCGCCACGCTCTTTCCCCTGAACCGGCTGGCCACGGTGACCGGCGTGTGGCTGAACCTCCCGTGGTTCGCTCCGTTCGTCTACGGCGCCGCGCTGAAGGTCGGGGCCGTTCTCGTGCCGGATCCCTACGGGGTGCGCGACGCCTGGCTGGCCTACCTGGTCGAGCACCCGGGCCGCCTGTCGTGGTCGGACATGGTGGCCCTCTTCCAGGAGGTGTCGCTGCCCCTGCTGGTGGGGACGGCGGTGGTCGGCGGGGCGGCCGGGCTGGCGACCTACCTGGTGGCCCTGGGGATCATTTCGGCCCGGCGCGCGCGGCGCTCGGCCTCCTGA
- the accD gene encoding acetyl-CoA carboxylase, carboxyltransferase subunit beta: MVWFKRKTDSEGEARGKKVVIAEGLWIKCDSCKEIVYRAEVERNGRVCPKCRYAFRMGARERIALLADPGSFEEHDRGITAADPLGFKDSKRYRDRVRAARDKTAGAEAVVTGLIRLGGYPTVLGAFDFAFLGGSMGSGVGEKLTRAIETAIAKHLPVIIVSASGGARMQEGILSLMQMAKTSAALQRLASERLPFISVLTDPTTGGVTASFAMLGDVILAEPRALIGFAGPRVIAETIRQPLPEGFQRSEFLLEHGQLDLIVERRDLKETLRRLLAFFADQPPSTG, encoded by the coding sequence ATGGTCTGGTTCAAGCGGAAGACGGACAGCGAGGGCGAAGCGCGAGGCAAGAAGGTCGTCATCGCCGAAGGCCTCTGGATCAAGTGCGATTCCTGCAAGGAGATCGTCTACCGGGCCGAGGTCGAGCGGAATGGCCGGGTCTGCCCCAAGTGCCGATACGCCTTTCGCATGGGGGCCCGGGAGCGGATCGCGCTGCTGGCCGACCCCGGAAGCTTCGAGGAGCACGATCGCGGGATCACGGCAGCCGATCCGCTGGGGTTCAAGGACAGCAAGCGGTACCGCGACCGCGTGCGCGCCGCCCGGGACAAGACCGCCGGCGCCGAGGCGGTGGTCACGGGGCTGATTCGCCTCGGGGGCTACCCGACCGTGCTCGGCGCCTTCGACTTCGCCTTTCTGGGGGGCAGCATGGGCTCGGGCGTGGGAGAAAAGCTCACCCGGGCCATCGAGACGGCGATCGCCAAGCACTTGCCGGTCATCATCGTCTCGGCCTCCGGCGGAGCGCGCATGCAGGAGGGCATCCTCTCGCTGATGCAGATGGCGAAGACGTCGGCGGCCCTGCAGCGCCTGGCCTCCGAGCGCCTGCCCTTCATCTCGGTGCTGACCGATCCCACCACGGGCGGCGTCACCGCCAGCTTCGCCATGCTGGGCGACGTCATCCTGGCCGAGCCGCGCGCGCTCATCGGCTTCGCCGGGCCCCGGGTGATCGCCGAGACGATCCGCCAGCCGCTTCCCGAGGGGTTTCAGCGCTCGGAGTTCCTCCTCGAGCACGGGCAGCTCGACCTCATCGTCGAGCGGCGCGACCTCAAGGAGACCCTCCGCCGTCTCCTCGCCTTCTTCGCCGACCAGCCGCCGTCTACCGGATGA
- the trpA gene encoding tryptophan synthase subunit alpha produces the protein MSRIGEAFTTLRETGGRALVAYFTAGDPSFDTTAHLVIEAERRGADVIELGVPFSDPLADGPVIQRAAQRALAAGASLKRVLDAVRELRAEVRVPLVLLTYYNPVLAFGLRPFVDTATRVGVDGVIVADLPPEEAGPLDREAEPAGLDVIHLAAPTSTPERLRLIARRSRGFIYLVSLTGVTGQRDQLPKELAAQIRALRLVTTKPVCVGFGIGRPEQVAAVGGMADGVIVGSAIVQLIEQRVASPSLVADVGAFIAALKAPLRAASGGAAKGA, from the coding sequence GTGAGCCGAATCGGCGAGGCCTTCACGACGCTGCGAGAGACCGGCGGGCGCGCGCTGGTCGCCTACTTCACCGCCGGCGACCCGTCGTTCGACACGACGGCCCACCTGGTGATCGAAGCCGAGCGACGGGGCGCGGACGTGATCGAGCTGGGCGTGCCGTTCTCCGATCCGCTCGCCGACGGCCCCGTCATCCAGCGGGCGGCCCAGCGAGCGCTGGCCGCGGGGGCCTCCCTGAAGCGCGTGCTCGACGCGGTGCGGGAGCTGCGTGCCGAGGTGCGGGTGCCCCTCGTGTTGTTGACGTACTACAACCCCGTGCTCGCGTTCGGGCTCCGGCCGTTCGTGGATACGGCGACCCGGGTCGGGGTCGACGGGGTGATCGTTGCCGACCTGCCGCCCGAGGAGGCCGGACCGCTCGATCGCGAAGCCGAGCCGGCCGGGCTGGACGTGATCCACCTGGCGGCGCCCACGTCGACGCCCGAGCGCCTGCGGCTCATCGCCCGGCGCAGCCGGGGGTTCATCTACCTCGTGTCGCTCACCGGGGTGACGGGGCAACGTGACCAGCTGCCCAAGGAGCTGGCCGCCCAGATCCGGGCCCTGCGGCTGGTCACGACGAAACCGGTGTGCGTGGGCTTCGGCATCGGCCGACCCGAGCAGGTGGCCGCGGTGGGGGGCATGGCCGACGGCGTCATCGTAGGCTCGGCGATCGTCCAGCTCATCGAACAGCGCGTGGCATCACCCTCGCTCGTCGCGGACGTCGGCGCGTTCATCGCGGCCCTGAAGGCCCCGCTGCGCGCGGCATCGGGCGGCGCGGCGAAGGGGGCCTGA
- the trpB gene encoding tryptophan synthase subunit beta — protein sequence MKTPRASTLPDASGHFGPYGGRFVPETLMAPLIELERAYARARRDRGFQRQLADLLRDYAGRPTPLYFARRLSEHVGGARIYLKREDLCHTGAHKINNVLGQGLLAVRMRKGRLIAETGAGQHGVATATAAALLGLECEVYMGSEDVERQALNVFRMRLLGARVVPVEAGSRTLKDAINEALRDWVTNVRTTYYLLGSAMGPHPYPMMVRDFQVIIGQEARRQARRALRRLPDVVVACVGGGSNAIGLFHPFLPDRRVRIVGVEAGGHGITSGRHGASLSAGRVGVLHGCMTYLLQDGDGQISHAHSLSAGLDYPGVGPEHAYYKDRGRFEFVSVTDEEALEGFQALARHEGIMPALESAHAVAFAMQLAKRLPRSGAILVGLSGRGDKDVQVVGKALAGEMP from the coding sequence ATGAAGACGCCGCGAGCGAGCACGCTGCCCGACGCCTCCGGGCACTTCGGCCCGTACGGCGGCCGCTTCGTGCCGGAAACGCTCATGGCGCCGCTCATCGAGCTGGAGCGGGCGTACGCGCGCGCCCGCCGGGACCGCGGCTTTCAGCGGCAGCTCGCCGACCTGCTGCGCGACTATGCCGGCCGGCCCACGCCGCTGTACTTCGCACGCCGCTTGAGCGAGCACGTCGGCGGGGCCCGGATCTACCTCAAGCGCGAAGACCTCTGTCACACCGGCGCCCACAAGATCAATAACGTCCTCGGCCAGGGGCTTCTCGCCGTGCGCATGCGCAAGGGGCGGCTCATCGCCGAGACGGGCGCCGGCCAGCACGGCGTGGCGACCGCAACCGCCGCGGCGCTCCTCGGCCTCGAGTGCGAAGTCTACATGGGTAGCGAGGACGTCGAGCGCCAGGCCCTGAACGTCTTCCGCATGCGCCTGCTCGGCGCCCGGGTCGTTCCGGTGGAGGCGGGGAGCCGCACGCTCAAGGATGCCATCAACGAGGCCCTGCGCGATTGGGTCACCAACGTCCGCACCACGTACTATTTGCTGGGCTCGGCCATGGGGCCGCATCCTTATCCGATGATGGTGCGCGACTTCCAGGTGATCATCGGGCAGGAAGCGCGACGGCAGGCGCGGCGGGCCCTGCGGCGGCTGCCCGACGTGGTGGTGGCCTGCGTGGGTGGGGGATCGAACGCCATCGGCCTCTTTCATCCCTTCCTGCCCGATCGCCGCGTGCGGATCGTGGGGGTGGAGGCCGGCGGTCACGGGATCACGAGCGGCCGCCACGGCGCCAGCCTCTCGGCCGGGCGGGTCGGCGTGCTGCACGGCTGCATGACCTACCTGCTCCAGGACGGCGACGGACAGATCAGCCACGCCCATTCCCTCTCGGCCGGGCTCGACTACCCCGGGGTGGGACCCGAGCACGCCTATTACAAGGACCGCGGCCGCTTCGAGTTCGTCTCGGTGACCGACGAAGAGGCGCTGGAGGGCTTTCAGGCGCTGGCCCGCCACGAGGGGATCATGCCGGCCCTGGAGTCGGCGCACGCCGTGGCGTTCGCGATGCAGCTGGCCAAGCGTCTTCCCCGATCGGGGGCCATCCTGGTGGGCCTGTCCGGGCGTGGCGACAAGGACGTGCAGGTGGTGGGCAAGGCCCTGGCCGGAGAGATGCCGTGA
- a CDS encoding nicotinate phosphoribosyltransferase yields the protein MTTPKRPFQTASDAEIKSGEVSDVYFARTVEILTRRNDRKRVMAEVYLKSLPEDWQWGILAGIQEAAALLEGVPVTVRAMDEGAVFEPYQPVMVVEGTYLEWAQYETALLGLLCQASGIATKAARCKKAAGERQVISFGARRMHPTLAPMIERNAFIGGCDGVAVTKSAELIDADPMGTIPHSLILMVGDTVEALRAFHEIIDPKVRRVALIDTLQDEKFEALRVAEALGKDLYAVRLDTPSSRRGDFFRILEEVRWELDLRGHQHVKLIASGGVDEYEILRLNPVADAYGVGTSIANAPVLNFALDIMEVEGQPFAKRGKWSGAKDVLRCRGCRTTVVVPAGRPPAACPCGGKWDPLLKPLIGNGRIVRDLPPPRTIREFVLEQLALVPLDTLRRQGFRRDY from the coding sequence ATGACGACCCCCAAGCGGCCATTTCAGACCGCATCCGACGCCGAGATCAAGAGCGGCGAGGTATCGGATGTCTACTTCGCCCGCACCGTAGAGATCCTGACGCGTCGCAACGACCGCAAACGTGTCATGGCCGAGGTGTACCTCAAGAGCCTGCCCGAGGACTGGCAGTGGGGCATCCTGGCCGGCATCCAGGAGGCCGCCGCGCTGCTGGAAGGCGTGCCGGTCACCGTGCGGGCGATGGACGAGGGTGCGGTGTTCGAGCCCTACCAGCCCGTCATGGTCGTCGAGGGCACGTACCTGGAGTGGGCGCAGTACGAGACCGCGCTCCTGGGGCTGCTCTGCCAGGCCTCGGGCATCGCCACCAAGGCGGCCCGCTGCAAGAAGGCGGCGGGGGAGCGTCAGGTGATCTCCTTCGGAGCCCGCCGGATGCACCCGACGCTGGCTCCCATGATCGAGCGCAACGCCTTCATCGGCGGCTGCGACGGGGTGGCGGTGACCAAGTCGGCGGAGCTGATCGATGCCGATCCCATGGGTACCATCCCACACTCGCTGATCCTCATGGTGGGCGACACCGTGGAGGCCCTGCGCGCCTTCCACGAGATCATCGACCCCAAGGTGCGCCGCGTGGCCCTCATCGATACGCTGCAGGACGAGAAGTTCGAGGCCCTCCGGGTGGCCGAGGCGCTGGGCAAGGATCTCTACGCCGTGCGCCTGGACACGCCCTCGTCGCGACGCGGCGATTTCTTCCGGATCCTCGAGGAGGTGCGGTGGGAGCTCGATCTGCGCGGCCACCAGCACGTCAAGCTGATCGCGTCCGGCGGCGTGGACGAGTACGAGATCCTGCGACTGAATCCGGTGGCCGATGCCTACGGTGTCGGCACGTCTATCGCCAACGCGCCCGTCCTGAATTTCGCCCTCGACATCATGGAGGTCGAGGGCCAGCCCTTCGCCAAGCGCGGCAAATGGTCGGGCGCCAAAGACGTGCTCCGGTGCCGAGGCTGTCGGACCACGGTGGTGGTGCCGGCGGGGAGGCCGCCCGCGGCTTGCCCGTGCGGCGGAAAGTGGGATCCCCTCCTCAAGCCGCTCATCGGGAACGGCCGCATCGTCCGCGACCTGCCGCCGCCCCGAACCATCCGTGAGTTCGTCCTCGAGCAGCTGGCCCTCGTGCCCCTGGATACGCTTCGGCGGCAGGGCTTTCGCCGGGACTACTAG
- the trpC gene encoding indole-3-glycerol phosphate synthase TrpC: MGILDDIVRDKREEIRGRRQVTPSGVLEARCRRQPPVRELEEALRPIAGRARLIAEVKKASPSRGVLAATLDPVALATLYARHGADAISVLTDEKYFQGRLEDLEAVRGAVAVPLLRKDFTIDEYQLWEARAAGADAVLLIVAILDPAQLHDLLQAAKGLGLAALVECHTAPEVEVALASGARIIGLNNRDLRTFTTRLETTLELLPLIPPGPLVVSESGFFTGDDVRRVTAAGAHAVLVGEGLVTAPDVAAKLAELTLQCGSSHPTRADSTEKS; this comes from the coding sequence ATGGGGATCCTGGACGACATCGTCCGCGACAAGCGCGAGGAGATCCGCGGGCGTCGACAGGTCACGCCGAGCGGCGTGCTGGAAGCCCGCTGCCGTCGGCAACCACCGGTCCGCGAGCTCGAGGAGGCCCTGCGGCCGATCGCCGGCCGCGCCCGGCTCATCGCCGAGGTCAAGAAGGCGTCGCCGTCGCGCGGTGTCCTGGCGGCCACGCTGGACCCGGTGGCTTTGGCCACGCTCTACGCCCGGCACGGCGCCGACGCCATCTCGGTGCTCACCGACGAGAAGTACTTCCAGGGCCGCCTCGAGGACCTGGAGGCCGTCCGGGGAGCCGTCGCGGTGCCGCTCTTGCGCAAGGACTTCACCATCGACGAGTACCAGCTGTGGGAGGCGCGGGCGGCCGGCGCCGACGCCGTGCTGCTGATCGTGGCCATCCTCGACCCCGCGCAACTGCACGATCTCTTGCAGGCGGCCAAGGGCCTGGGCCTGGCCGCGCTGGTCGAATGCCACACGGCGCCCGAGGTCGAGGTGGCGCTGGCCTCCGGGGCGCGGATCATCGGGCTCAACAACCGCGACCTCCGCACCTTCACCACGCGGCTTGAAACCACGCTGGAGCTGCTGCCCCTCATCCCGCCCGGGCCGCTCGTGGTCAGCGAGAGCGGATTCTTCACCGGCGACGACGTGCGCCGGGTGACGGCAGCCGGCGCGCACGCCGTGCTGGTCGGCGAGGGGCTGGTGACCGCACCCGACGTCGCCGCCAAGCTCGCCGAGCTGACCCTGCAGTGCGGGTCGTCACACCCCACGCGAGCAGACTCCACCGAAAAATCATGA
- a CDS encoding HAD family hydrolase: protein MRARRGVVSRARQIRLLVSDVDGVLTDGRMLLSERGDELKAFHARDGVAVALASRAGLRTAFVTGETSPLAKKRGDKLGVDAVVLGARRKGETLEGLCAQFGLTPGAAAYVGDDLLDVPALQRAGLAIAVADAPDDVKAVAHVVTRGRGGSGVLRECVELILKAQGSWRATVAAYVREHGGRAP, encoded by the coding sequence GTGAGGGCGCGGCGCGGCGTCGTGAGCCGGGCGCGCCAGATCAGACTCCTGGTCAGCGACGTGGACGGCGTGCTGACCGACGGCCGGATGCTCCTGTCCGAGCGCGGCGACGAGCTCAAAGCCTTTCACGCCCGTGACGGGGTGGCGGTGGCCCTGGCCAGCCGGGCCGGCCTCCGGACCGCCTTCGTCACCGGCGAGACGAGCCCCCTGGCCAAGAAGCGGGGCGACAAGCTGGGCGTGGACGCGGTCGTGCTCGGCGCCCGGCGCAAGGGCGAAACGCTGGAGGGCTTGTGCGCGCAGTTCGGCCTCACCCCGGGGGCCGCGGCCTACGTCGGCGACGACCTCCTCGACGTACCGGCCCTGCAGCGGGCGGGACTGGCCATCGCCGTGGCCGACGCGCCCGACGACGTGAAGGCGGTGGCCCACGTCGTGACGCGAGGCCGGGGCGGCAGCGGCGTGCTGCGCGAGTGCGTCGAGTTGATCTTGAAGGCGCAGGGAAGCTGGCGCGCGACGGTCGCCGCGTACGTCCGCGAGCACGGGGGGCGGGCGCCGTGA